The window ATGCCTTGTTTATCAAAATCCCACCATAAATACcctcaaattatttttttgaaaaaatgtgtttttatatgaatTGATAGCAAAAAACATTAAGGTGACGAATATTTTTGGCCAGGTACTGTATGTGTACTTTTAAATTGACGGAATTTTTATTGGCGATTAAATTTGtcctatccgcgaaaataagcgaaaatttacaccccgcgaaaataacccactATACGGTAGTTGAACTTCCATCAACTGTCTAAATCACAAATTGACAATATATCAGGATATTGCAAATGACGTCTTTTAcgaatgtctgtaccaagtcaggaatatgtcagttatGGCGGCTAGCTCATGTATTTTTTCGACTgtttggactaatatattgaACATTTCTAATGGCTAGACGCtatatttaacattaaatttactTGTTATATGTGACTGTCAGTGGTATAGTCGAGTGTTTGTCCTGTGctgtgaaatatatttatttgtcttgtgtatatatatattgtgccGTAATAAAATTGAGTAACTTTGAGTTCCTTTGTGAGAAGCCTGgtaatttacttttataaatttcgacttggatggaaagttgtttcattggcactcatactacctatattttattttttgtttggtcTATGTACCTGACGACATATCTAGCAAACTAGGTTACTTgtacatatatctatatttaaatCTGGACGATAAATATTTATCAGTGCTGAAAATAGAAGTAGATGGAAAGAACTATAATTCCCTGTCAATTGAGATTGGATTCAAACGTGGTTTAAATCACATCATTATATATcctgatctgcttacccttccggagattctgagatcaaccccaggttttggtgtggttcgtgttgctaagtttttaattttctatgttgtgccttcTTTTCTATTGgttgtccgtttgtctttttttttattttagccatggcgttgtcagtttgtttttttatctgtGAGTTTGattctccctctggtatctttcgtatcTATTTTTTCAAAGAGTACTGATCAATTTTCAGAAAATACTTAATAGACCATTCTGAAACCTAGACCAAGGAACGAATTTGTACGAGAATGAGAAAAACAAAAGGTAACGCGTTTTGCAGTGAAAAGGAATAATTtcgtttcaaaatattttttatggtgatTTGTTACAGTATATACCCGCGTAAACTGCTTCCTTGATGATTAAATGTATCACTCGCTATGCAAATCTATTTTCATTAAAATCGCGTATTAAGTATGTTATGATTAGTTTCATCATTCCATGGGTTTTAAAGAAAACGGAAAACGTAGACGAATGTTCGAGacgttaatgatatatattaaaatgtttttaatacgTGATAACAGACAAGGATTTGTACGTGAAATTTGCAACATTTTcgtaattatttattttacttatgTACATATCTGAATAATCCTAAATACTGACCTCAAACCTCTTTTCAAAGAAGATGTCGAAAATCAGAAGCCCAATGCTAACCACAATACCAAGTGAAAGCAATATAAATAGACTCCCGATTTTATCGATAGATATCCCATCAGTCCTAAAAAAAAGTCCTGCCTGGAACTTCTTGTCCTCAAAGGAAGTGACGTACTTGATGTAATCGTCATCAAAATCGGTGTCACATTGAGATTTGTACCATTTACCAATCAGCTCTTCAAGAATACCATTTTCTTTCAGTGATACCAAGGCAACATCTAAATCATGACACGCTTTTGATTCCAGTCCACATGCAAAGGAGTAAGACCCACGATGTTTTGAGTGGTGTACGAGTACCAGGTCACACGGAGGTTTTCCAGACTCTGTACGTGCATAAAGTTCCTCCGTGATAAAAACATAGTCACCTTCACTATCACGAACCCGTTTCACCCCCTCAGCTACATTCTTTGGCATCTGATCTTTAGATTTCTTTAATTGTTTTCCAATTGCTTCGTCTGTCTTGTCTTTGGCCTTTAGTGTGAAATATCGATATGTCATGCTGTTATAAGGAACTCCGTATTCGACTTCAGATTGGAGGGGCAAATCTTCGAACGAATGGATTGGTGTTTCTAGGAGTTCATCGTCTCCACTACGGAAGACGACAGCAAGGGAAGTTATGTATGAGGCAAAGATCAGGATAACAAATATACACCAAAAACATGTCAACATCTTTGCAGAACGAGATGTACAGGTTGATGGACTAAAACTGCCtgcaaaaatatataaacaaagaagaagaaaataagtCAGATTTTGTATTTCTCGGACTATCTTTATCTTTATGCAACAGAAACAATACAAATGAATGTTCTATGGAAAGTATTTTAATAGATTTCGGAATGTCTAGGaatatctttatctttaaatGCAACAGAAACTAGCAATTATTGTTCTCTGCAAAGTATTGTAGCCAAAAGAACAAGGCAAAAGTAGCATACATGTGTTCaaaggtcataaatcgattgagagaaaacacatccgggctacaaactaaagCCGTAGTTCAGCATATATAGTCACCTATCGCCTACATTGACCAAAGCCTAAACGTAATCGTTCATCTTTTCTCGTTTTCGTTTTCCAATATGAAGACGAAAAATTAATCGTATCTTCTGATGGATATTCTGCAAAAAGAATGTTTCTAATTCATGGCCATTCATTTTGCGGACAGTGTTTTATCACAAACAAATTTCGGGTGATAGAATATATACCAAGTACGTACGGAATTGCCGATTATGATGCAAATCAATGCATTATAATCTGCATTAAATCGGTTGAGAGAAAACtcatccgggttacaaactaaagccGTAGTTCAAAATAGTTACTTCTAGCCTACATTGGTCCAAAGTCATTTTCTGGTTAGCCCGTTCGCCCGTCTGTCCAGCTTCATGTTAAAGTTAATGGTCgaaattaatgccaaattaaagagTTTTTACACCATTTGCACGGTCCAATGGACATATAATATGAAAGTGTGAATGGGGCATCTGTGTTTTATGGACACATTTTGTTTGCGTAAACCAGCAGGgagtttacgcagtatatattggacgatgtccgtagtctttcggaacaccgtaTGTTATTCGGAATACATATGTTCTTTCTTGGGCCaccttatatatatacatgcagaaTGGCTTATTATTTGACCTGTCGAATGAGCATTAGCTTCTTAAAGTTGCTTTAGAGATATGCTACATATGATGCGAAATTTAGTATGACGCAAGCTACTTTGATAAGCATTATAATACTTCCTCGAACGCGTTTACAAGCTACTAATATCTACCTTACATATATGTGTAATTATCTTAATTAGAGCATAGAGCAATTATATTCTATGATTAGAGTCAAACGTTGAAACCCTCGAAATGAAACCAGCCGTGTTTAGAATGTTTGATACAAGAAAAGATTTCATGTAAGCATGTAAAATCTATATCAGCATTTCATGTAAGATTCCGTTTCTAGGgaagatgtacatgatgtacaaaaGCAggctatttcatttttgtttttatactgatatcAAAAGGAAGTCTTTATAgaactttattaaaattttacGTCTAGGAAAGACCAATGACGTATGTAAAATCCAATACACGTCCttgaataaatgttaaaaatcaccaggattttcccccaaaaaaaatgtttattaaaaataacgGTCAAATTAATTATGAAATGAAAAGCGACATTCGGAAAATATCTTCAAAGCGAGCTCAATGTTTTAAGAAgtgtttgtttttaacaaaatagGTTTGTCACCTAGTTGCCAATGCTTACTACCCTAAGCATTTGCATTTTTACTAAAATCTAACTTTTATCGAAAACAAAAACACCAGCCCCTTAGAATAGAACATCCAGTGGGTGACTTAACATGTTGTCCTTCGGAGGAGAGAGCAAAATGTTCTTTATAACAAGAATATTTCAGTCTACATTGAACAGAAGCTACTTCAAGCAAACAATCAATGTCAGTTTGTAATTCTTATACTGCGGACTCGTATGTTTTCatgggtactaattttcttgaCTGAGAAaaacctctggcctttgctagtcttgtattattttaattttagtttcttgtgtacaatttggaaattagtatggcgttcattatcactgaattagtatatatttgtttaggggccagctgaaggacgcctccgggtgcgggaatttctcgctacattgaagacctgttggtgaccttctgctgctgttttttatttggtcgggttgttgtctctttggcacattccccatttccattctcaattttattgcatatTTATGGATATTTAATTTAGTGGTTTAATCAGAATCTCTCCTTCGAAAAATTTGTAATACGTTGAACACTTAAAATCGTGGTTCCCTTGAACCCACGAAATCCGCGAAAATAAGTATCAATAGAAAATGAATGAATGCacatagtccgagattactctgacgtccaaagGGTGATTTGCCAGACAAGATGTCGCCCCAGATTGTCAGgtaaaacagccgttggacgtcagagtaatcccTGACTAGAATCCACAGTACaacaataatataaaacaattatacatctttaataaacaattatctaatattcAATGCCAAACCAGCACTTGGGCTTACGATTGCATGTCtacttttaaagaattatatgaaaataatgcCAGTTAATCCTGGAAATTAAGACGACATTTAAACGGCAACATTTGCGTGTGTTTAATCATTGAAATATTGTAAGTGTCTGGCcaattaaaagcaaaattatgtcatatttgatcatattagTACAGTTGATTGATGAAAACGCGTTATACTTATAAGGCTGTAAAATTATTTTGTAGATTCATCGAAAACTTGTAAATTACTACCGGTATGTGTGTTCAGAATTTTAATGttgctttttttatttcacaaaaaaggccaaaggagtaggtccggtagggaccgattttggcctcaaatttcagttaaatctgacgaaagattttgaccacttctTAAACACTTGAGTGTTTATTTCAtatgattcaattaatttatgtgaaagatttaacttttttagtcattaaaaacgatctgattcaagctcaaatatgacaaatctagcaaatatgcaaaaaaatgtcacttttcagatggtttttgtcaaaaaccaAAGTGGCCGCATCAGTGTTTAttctcaatctttatatatattatgtattatcatcaaatacaacttcttttttaatattttggaggAACACGAATTCGCTTTAcacagaaaccgtctaaaattgaactaaaatgctggaattgtggatttcagtaatttagcatgacttaatggtgctagtacccaatatatgtgcattgtattgtcaaaaacatcccATATTTCTGCAGCAGAACCATTCTACTATCCaacaaataactaaaagtttacattttaacaattttgtaaaacttctatattttggggccaaaaagaggtcttactgaATCTTCTcctttaaaatcaacaaaaacgtCTATTTACTGACTTTCACTTTTTCGCTTAAAATCTGATCCCATATTGGTACACAACTTgtacttcagaaaaaaacttcACCCATCTTAAAACTACTGATGTTATTATAATATACATAGTCTGAATAAACACTTTAAAGTTATCTCTCCAACAGCGTTATATAACGGTAATTAATAATATATTAGATCAATTAATTAACTAGTCTATTACATAGTACATATTATTAGATCAATTAATTAACTAGTCTATTACATAGTACGCAGGTAGTCCTAGAAAAACACCTCAGATATATTTCGAAAAGACTTCCGGGGTTCCGAAAAAAATTATGcacttttttcattcttttatgctatgaaaaaaaaatatttctcatgATACAACAAATACCAACCTTGAAAACAAAATCTGTAAAACATGACGGGAAATCCACGAGTAATGTTCTTCTTAATGCTGTCAGTACCATCCTCTTCCATTGGATCAAACCTGATAAAGAAATAATATTGAATAatttaataaagaaatatattgtGGCACTTTGAAAATTTGGGTTAGAAGGCGGGTTATTCAAATTCAAGCTCTTATCCTACACAATAAATATCAATGTTTCATTCGAAAGGAAATAAGCCATAGAAATAAATACCAAAGATgattttgtgctttgtctatgttccagaccgtatgattatttggaccgtacgcgtacggtctgactaatattaaaaatattggtCATGCTTAtttgatacaaatgtatatagcagatcaacataactgaacTATCAAGTTGATATTAtcaaagttcaattgtaattgaaacaaaaactttatattttaacttttttttaattcacgcTAATTAAATATGCTAATCTCTTGTATTAAGCATATCGATCAGTTGTACATTAATTGTATTATGAACGCTGAAAAtgaagatatcggaagtaaacatgaAGTGGGAGTTCTGACaattattttagaatatttagcaactttaccaaaaaatgcaaatgcaaaagAACATGCATGAAATGCATAGTTTTTTAcatgaaaattctaaaaatattACGATACTTGAATTGTGTaaccttgggcgagagtaccaaaaaAGGAAGGATTCAGACATACAGTTAGAAAAATACCTAATTTCAATTattcgtttgttcattttatctatctaattgtaataaattatcaataacaatttgtaaaactaaaaataaagattgtttcaatttaacccatatgatcgaATAACATGTTTGGTCAGATCGTACTGGACCGTACGCGCATattcatacggtccgaccgtacgcgtatggtcggaccgtattAGTaaacgtatacggtccggaccgtacgcgtacgggccaaatactcatatggtctggaacatctatattttaatgaaaaaacttTGTTCATTTCGATGCCTAAAAAGTCATTTCAATAGTGTCCCgctgttacaaatttgtttttatgcGTCTATGAAATCCCAGTGCGGATTTATTAGTAGgtagaattatttaaaaatttgcaACTGTATTGCATATATTCAACGTTAAATAGAGTAATAGACGTTTTTAACTGTAAGAGAAGGAAGATCATCAGaatagtttaaataaaaaagagaaaaaaatgtccCAATTAGCTGCTCAATCCGTGGAAAAAATTTCTGTCTTCACTTTCATAAGATATGACGGACGAAAATGGATTTTAAttatatcagaaaaaataaaCGTATCCCGAAGAAGCTATCTGAAGTTATCTTTATGTAACTGCggtcttatttttaaaacatcgtCATTTCTCCCGTGTCCAATTAAATGTCCCGATGGATaaaataacacaaagaataattcagaggctttttatcaaacaaaattctactttatatatattaaaaaaaaattacaagacaTAAAATTGTTATCTGGTGTTATTGTTGCAGACAATTCTTCAAAACCATTATAAAAACTGttcatgtatttaaaattttgttttaa of the Mytilus galloprovincialis chromosome 8, xbMytGall1.hap1.1, whole genome shotgun sequence genome contains:
- the LOC143042467 gene encoding glutamate receptor U1-like; the protein is MDRWYGHTAFLLVSVFYISATEGLTDYRVTTILNPPLVMSQGDGSSRKFVGLLPDLLDKIGPMMNATFSLTHVQDSRYGTLDNTGNWTGMIGELVNKQADIAAAALTVTVQRANAVHFSQPILDSGLSIVMKKPTADGISWKRWKGLLSFLKPFTTGVWIAVICSYAIVSLLYGIILQFDPMEEDGTDSIKKNITRGFPVMFYRFCFQGSFSPSTCTSRSAKMLTCFWCIFVILIFASYITSLAVVFRSGDDELLETPIHSFEDLPLQSEVEYGVPYNSMTYRYFTLKAKDKTDEAIGKQLKKSKDQMPKNVAEGVKRVRDSEGDYVFITEELYARTESGKPPCDLVLVHHSKHRGSYSFACGLESKACHDLDVALVSLKENGILEELIGKWYKSQCDTDFDDDYIKYVTSFEDKKFQAGLFFRTDGISIDKIGSLFILLSLGIVVSIGLLIFDIFFEKRFEKKMRGTARDDQPFESITNDMQ